GTGCAGGAAGTGAGTGTACAGCGGCGCACCCGCTTCGCCCACGAAGTAGGGCCGGCCCCCGACGTCGATCGCCGCCTCCGCCAGCGTCTCGTCCATGGGAAGGAGGCACCAGCCGAAGCGCGCGACGTTTTCGCCCGCGAGATCGCGGATCGCGACGCCGAGCGTGAGGCCCACGTCTTCGACCAGGTGGTGACGCAGGTCGCCTTCGGCTTCGACTTCCAGATCGAGCCCCGAGTAGCGGGCGAAGGTCTCGAGCATGTGGCGCAGGAACGCGTCCTCGACCTCGACTCGGCTTCGACCCTCACCGCGCGAGACGCGAATGCGCACTTCGGTTTCCGAGGTCCGGCGAATTATGTCCTTCACGGACGGCTCCCCTCCCTTCGCGGTCCGGTCTTCCGGGCCGGCGATTCGCCGCCCGCGAAGAGTCCGGCCCCCTTCGCAGCGGACGACATGGCCGGACGCTTCGGGGCGCCCCACCTCCGCGCGAGTTCCGCGGCGTCGAGTCTGCCGGTGTAGAGCGACATGCCCAGCACGGCGCCGGTCGCTCCGTTTCGTTCGAGGAATTCCAGGTCGTCGACGGTCGCGATGCCCCCGGAGGCCCAGACCCCGCACGGAGACGCCTCCACCACTTCGGCTGCGAAGGCTCGATCGATTCCCGTCATGCGACCCTCCACGCCCACATCGGTGAAAAGGATGCCGGCCAGGGGCAAGCCGCAAAGGCCCTCCAGAAAAGGTACCAGGTCGTACCCGGCGTCGTTTCGCCATCCGTGGGAGAGGATGCGACCGTCCCGCGAGTCGACCGCGACCACGATTCGCCCCGGGCTCGCGCCGAGGAGCGCTTCGAGCCAGTCGCGTTCCCTCACCGCCCTCGTTCCGACGATGACCCGCGAGGCCCCGGC
The DNA window shown above is from Gemmatimonadota bacterium and carries:
- a CDS encoding imidazoleglycerol-phosphate dehydratase, which produces MKDIIRRTSETEVRIRVSRGEGRSRVEVEDAFLRHMLETFARYSGLDLEVEAEGDLRHHLVEDVGLTLGVAIRDLAGENVARFGWCLLPMDETLAEAAIDVGGRPYFVGEAGAPLYTHFLHSFAMSLDATLHVRVIRGGDRHHVVEAVVKAVGTALKQALVEQESIFSTKGRVRMERGEEGEA
- a CDS encoding 1-(5-phosphoribosyl)-5-[(5-phosphoribosylamino)methylideneamino] imidazole-4-carboxamide isomerase, giving the protein MIVAPAVDLRGGRCVQLVGGDPDAEAVSITDPAAVAERWRSLGFGTLHVVDLDAALGQGDNRALIRDLLARSEAEVQVGGGLRRGGDVLELLDAGASRVIVGTRAVRERDWLEALLGASPGRIVVAVDSRDGRILSHGWRNDAGYDLVPFLEGLCGLPLAGILFTDVGVEGRMTGIDRAFAAEVVEASPCGVWASGGIATVDDLEFLERNGATGAVLGMSLYTGRLDAAELARRWGAPKRPAMSSAAKGAGLFAGGESPARKTGPRREGSRP